In the genome of Globicephala melas chromosome 3, mGloMel1.2, whole genome shotgun sequence, one region contains:
- the LOC115844238 gene encoding protocadherin gamma-C4 isoform X20 has translation MYRAEVEIVDVNDHAPRFPRQQLDLEIGEAAPPGQRFPLEKAQDADVGSNSISSYRLSSNEHFALDVKKRSDGSLVPELLLEKPLDREKQSDYRLVLTAVDGGNPPRSGTAELRVSVLDVNDNAPAFQQSSYRISVLESAPAGMLLIQLNASDPDLGPSGNVTFSFSGHTPDRVRNLFSLHPTNGKLTLQGPLDFESENYYEFDVRARDGGSPAMEQHCSLRVDLLDVNDNAPHITVTSELGTLPESAEPGTVVALISVQDPDSGSNGDVSLRIPDHLPFALKSAFKNQFSLVTAGPLDREAKSSYDIMVTASDAGSPPLSTHRTIFLNISDVNDNPPSFFQRSHEVFVPENNRPGDLLCSLAASDPDSGLNALISYSLLEPRNRDVSASSFISLNPQTGAVHATRSFDYEQTQTLQFEVQARDRGNPPLSSTVTVRLFVLDLNDNAPAVLRPRARPGSLCPQALPPSVGAGHLVTKVTAVDLDSGYNAWVSYQLLEAPDPSLFAVSRYAGEVRTAVPIPADLPPQKLVIVVKDSGSPPLSTSVTLLVSLEEDTHPVVPDLRESSAPREGESHLTLYLAVSLVAICFVSFGSFVALISKCLRGAACGVTCFPAGTCACLTRSRRREGLPPSNGILRIQLGSDDPIKFVDVGGHSHGCTPLASAPTRSDSFMMVKSPSAPMAGEPVRPSCPPSDLLYGLEQAPPNTDWRFSQAQRPGTSGSQNGDETGTWPNNQFDTEMLQAMILASASEAADGSSTLGGSAGTMGLSARYGPQFTLQHVPDYRQNVYIPGSNATLTNAAGKRDGKAPAGGNGNKKKSGKKEKK, from the exons ATGTACCGAGCAGAGGTAGAAATCGTGGATGTGAATGATCACGCCCCCCGATTTCCTCGGCAGCAGCTGGACTTGGAAATTGGGGAGGCAGCTCCTCCAGGACAGCGTTTCCCCTTGGAAAAGGCTCAGGATGCAGATGTGGGGAGCAACTCCATCAGCAGCTACAGACTAAGCTCCAATGAACACTTTGCACTGGATGTCAAGAAGCGCAGCGACGGCAGCCTGGTCCCAGAGCTGCTCCTGGAGAAGCCTTTGGATCGGGAAAAGCAATCAGACTACCGCCTAGTGCTGACTGCTGTGGATGGAGGGAACCCCCCGAGATCTGGCACAGCGGAGCTCCGGGTGTCAGTGCTGGACGTGAATGACAACGCCCCAGCCTTCCAGCAATCCAGCTACAGGATTAGCGTTTTGGAGAGCGCGCCAGCCGGCATGCTACTCATCCAGCTCAATGCCTCTGACCCAGACCTGGGTCCCAGTGGTAACGTCACCTTTTCTTTCAGTGGTCACACCCCTGATCGTGTGAGAAATCTCTTTAGCCTGCACCCCACTAATGGAAAGCTTACTCTTCAGGGGCCCCTAGACTTTGAGAGCGAGAATTACTATGAATTTGATGTTCGGGCTCGAGATGGGGGTTCTCCAGCCATGGAGCAACATTGCAGCCTTCGGGTGGATCTCCTGGATGTAAATGACAACGCCCCCCACATCACAGTGACCTCAGAGCTTGGGACTCTCCCTGAGAGCGCAGAACCTGGCACCGTGGTGGCGCTCATCAGTGTGCAGGACCCCGACTCAGGTTCAAATGGAGATGTGAGCCTCCGTATTCCTGACCATTTGCCCTTTGCCCTCAAGTCCGCCTTCAAGAACCAGTTCTCCCTGGTGACTGCTGGACCCTTGGACCGAGAGGCCAAATCCAGCTATGATATCATGGTCACTGCTTCTGATGCTGGGAGCCCTCCTCTGAGTACCCACAGGACCATTTTCCTCAATATTTCAGATGTGAATGATAACCCACCCTCTTTCTTTCAGAGGTCACACGAAGTATTTGTTCCAGAGAACAATCGCCCAGGGGACCTGCTTTGCTCCCTTGCAGCCTCTGATCCAGACTCTGGCTTGAATGCCCTTATCTCCTACTCTCTCCTAGAGCCCAGAAATCGAGATGTGTCAGCTTCCTCCTTCATCTCTCTGAACCCCCAGACGGGAGCTGTTCATGCTACTCGATCCTTTGACTATGAGCAAACACAGACACTGCAGTTTGAGGTGCAGGCCCGGGATCGGGGCAACCCACCCCTTAGTAGCACCGTGACAGTTCGTCTATTTGTACTGGACCTCAATGACAATGCGCCAGCTGTGCTCCGCCCTAGAGCCCGACCTGGTTCCTTATGTCCACAAGCACTGCCTCCATCAGTTGGTGCTGGACACCTAGTTACAAAGGTGACCGCTGTGGACTTGGATTCGGGTTACAATGCTTGGGTTTCGTATCAGCTCCTGGAGGCCCCAGATCCCAGCCTGTTTGCAGTCTCCCGCTATGCTGGGGAGGTGCGGACGGCTGTTCCCATCCCAGCTGATCTCCCGCCGCAGAAGCTGGTCATTGTGGTAAAGGATAGTGGTAGCCCACCACTCTCTACCTCCGTTACTCTCCTGGTGTCCTTGGAAGAAGACACTCATCCAGTTGTCCCTGATCTTCGAGAATCTTCAGCTCCAAGGGAAGGAGAATCCCACTTGACCCTGTACTTGGCTGTATCTCTAGTGGCGATTTGCTTTGTCTCCTTTGGCTCATTCGTGGCACTAATCTCGAAGTGCCTGCGTGGGGCTGCCTGTGGAGTGACCTGCTTTCCTGCCGGCACCTGTGCGTGTCTCACCCGATCTCGAAGGAGAGAGGGGCTTCCTCCTTCCAATGGGATCCTCCGAATCCAGCTAGGGTCAGATGATCCTATCAAGTTTGTTGATGTGGGCGGCCACTCTCATGGCTGTACACCCTTGGCTTCTGCACCCACTCGGAGCGATAGCTTCATGATGGTGAAGTCACCCAGTGCACCTATGGCAGGGGAACCTGTTCGCCCAAGTTGCCCACCCTCTGATCTTCTCTATGGGCTAGAG CAAGCCCCGCCCAACACGGACTGGCGTTTCTCCCAGGCCCAGAGACCTGGCACCAGCGG ATCCCAAAATGGCGATGAAACCGGCACCTGGCCCAACAACCAGTTTGACACAGAGATGCTGCAAGCCATGATCTTGGCCTCCGCCAGTG AAGCCGCTGATGGGAGCTCCACCCTGGGAGGGAGTGCCGGCACCATGGGCTTGAGTGCCCGCTACGGACCCCAGTTCACCCTGCAGCACGTGCCCGACTACCGCCAGAACGTCTACATCCCCGGCAGCAATGCCACTCTGACCAACGCAGCTGGCAAGCGAGATGGCAAGGCCCCGGCAGGTGGCAACGGCAACAAGAAGAAGTCGGGCAAGAAGGAGAAGAAGTAA
- the LOC115844238 gene encoding protocadherin gamma-A4 isoform X25, which produces MATPPNTDWRFSQAQRPGTSGSQNGDETGTWPNNQFDTEMLQAMILASASEAADGSSTLGGSAGTMGLSARYGPQFTLQHVPDYRQNVYIPGSNATLTNAAGKRDGKAPAGGNGNKKKSGKKEKK; this is translated from the exons ATGGCAA CCCCGCCCAACACGGACTGGCGTTTCTCCCAGGCCCAGAGACCTGGCACCAGCGG ATCCCAAAATGGCGATGAAACCGGCACCTGGCCCAACAACCAGTTTGACACAGAGATGCTGCAAGCCATGATCTTGGCCTCCGCCAGTG AAGCCGCTGATGGGAGCTCCACCCTGGGAGGGAGTGCCGGCACCATGGGCTTGAGTGCCCGCTACGGACCCCAGTTCACCCTGCAGCACGTGCCCGACTACCGCCAGAACGTCTACATCCCCGGCAGCAATGCCACTCTGACCAACGCAGCTGGCAAGCGAGATGGCAAGGCCCCGGCAGGTGGCAACGGCAACAAGAAGAAGTCGGGCAAGAAGGAGAAGAAGTAA
- the LOC115844238 gene encoding protocadherin gamma-C5 isoform X1, which yields MGPKTPPQLAGKWQVLCMLSLCSWGWVSGQLRYSVVEESEPGTLVGNVAQDLGLKLTDLLSRRLRLGSEESGHYFSLSLVSGALAVNQKIDRESLCGASTSCLLPLQVVTEHPLELIRVEVEILDLNDNSPSFATPEREIRISESAALGALFPLDSAQDPDVGTNTVSFYTLSPSSHFSLNVKTLKDGKLFPELVLEQQLDREAQASHQLVLTAVDGGIPPRSGTTLISITVLDVNDNAPTFQSSVLRVGLPENAPVGTLLLRLNATDPDEGTNGQLDYSFGDHTSEAVRNLFGLDPSSGAIRVLGPIDFEESSFYEIHARARDQGQPAMEGHCVIQVDVGDANDNAPEVLLASLVNPVLESTPVGIVVGLFNVRDRDSGRNGEVSLDISSGLPFQIKPSENHYSLLTSQPLDREATSHYIIELLARDGGSPPLHAHLTVRLNISDVNDNAPCFTQQLYTAYIPENRPPGSLLCTVAASDPDAGENARLTYFIVGNQIQGAPASSFVYVNPEDGRVFAQRTFDYELLQMLQIVVGVRDAGSPPLHANTSLHVFVLDQNDNAPAVLHPRPGRDLSVPQRLPRSAPPGSFVTKVTAVDADAGHNAWLSYSLLPQSTAPGLFLVSAHTGEVRTARALLEDDPDTQQVVVLVRDNGDPSLSSTATVLLILEDKDPEEMPKSSDFLTHPPEHSDLTLYLIVALVAVSLLSLVTFTFLSAKCLRGHADGDGGGGECCGRQDSPSREFYKQSGPNLQVSSDGTLKYMEVTLRPTDSHSHCYRTCFSPASDGSDFTFLRPLSVQQPSALAQEPDTFRSRSNTLRERSQQAPPNTDWRFSQAQRPGTSGSQNGDETGTWPNNQFDTEMLQAMILASASEAADGSSTLGGSAGTMGLSARYGPQFTLQHVPDYRQNVYIPGSNATLTNAAGKRDGKAPAGGNGNKKKSGKKEKK from the exons ATGGGGCCCAAGACACCCCCGCAGCTCGCTGGGAAATGGCAAGTGCTGTGCATGTTGTCCTTGTGCTCCTGGGGCTGGGTGTCTGGGCAGCTTCGTTACTCAGTGGTGGAGGAGTCTGAGCCGGGGACGCTGGTGGGGAACGTTGCTCAGGATCTAGGCTTAAAGCTGACAGATCTGTTGAGCCGCCGGCTGCGGTTGGGCTCTGAGGAGAGTGGGCATTATTTTTCCCTGAGCTTGGTGAGTGGTGCTCTGGCAGTGAATCAGAAAATTGACCGAGAGAGCCTGTGTGGAGCCAGCACCAGCTGCCTGCTGCCACTACAGGTGGTGACCGAACACCCGCTGGAACTAATCCGTGTAGAGGTAGAAATCCTGGATCTCAATGACAACTCTCCTAGCTTTGCCACCCCTGAGCGAGAGATACGCATCTCAGAATCAGCTGCACTTGGGGCACTGTTCCCACTGGATAGTGCCCAGGATCCAGACGTGGGTACCAATACCGTGAGCTTCTATACTCTGAGCCCCAGTAGCCACTTCTCTCTGAATGTGAAGACCCTAAAAGATGGGAAGCTGTTCCCAGAGCTGGTGCTAGAGCAGCAGCTGGACCGTGAAGCCCAGGCAAGCCATCAGCTGGTGCTCACTGCTGTGGATGGGGGTATCCCACCCCGCTCGGGGACCACCCTTATCTCCATCACTGTGCTGGACGTCAATGATAATGCTCCAACCTTCCAGTCCTCAGTTCTACGTGTGGGACTCCCAGAGAATGCGCCCGTGGGTACGCTGCTGCTCCGCCTCAATGCCACTGATCCAGATGAAGGCACCAATGGCCAACTAGACTATTCTTTTGGAGACCATACATCTGAGGCAGTGCGGAATCTCTTTGGCCTAGACCCTAGCAGTGGAGCAATCCGTGTGTTGGGTCCCATAGACTTTGAGGAATCAAGTTTCTATGAAATTCATGCAAGAGCCCGTGACCAAGGACAGCCAGCCATGGAAGGCCACTGTGTGATTCAAGTGGATGTGGGGGATGCGAATGACAACGCCCCAGAGGTACTGTTGGCCTCTTTGGTCAACCCTGTCCTGGAGAGCACACCAGTGGGCATAGTAGTGGGATTATTTAATGTGCGGGACCGAGACTCAGGGAGAAATGGTGAAGTGAGCCTTGATATCTCTTCGGGCCTGCCATTTCAGATTAAGCCTTCTGAGAACCACTACTCACTGCTAACCAGCCAGCCTTTGGACCGTGAGGCCACATCCCACTATATCATTGAGCTGCTGGCCCGCGATGGGGGCTCACCTCCCTTGCACGCCCATCTCACCGTCAGGCTCAACATTTCAGATGTGAACGACAATGCACCCTGCTTCACCCAGCAGCTCTACACTGCTTACATCCCAGAAAACCGGCCTCCAGGCTCCCTTCTCTGCACCGTGGCTGCCTCTGATCCAGACGCTGGGGAAAATGCTCGGCTCACCTACTTCATTGTAGGGAATCAGATTCAGGGAGCCCCAGCCTCCTCCTTTGTGTATGTCAACCCTGAGGATGGGCGGGTGTTTGCCCAGCGTACTTTCGACTACGAATTGCTGCAGATGCTGCAGATCGTGGTGGGCGTTCGAGACGCTGGCTCTCCCCCGTTGCATGCCAACacatctctccatgtgtttgtcctGGACCAGAATGATAATGCCCCAGCCGTGCTGCACCCCAGACCAGGCCGGGATCTCTCAGTCCCCCAGCGTCTCCCTCGCTCTGCCCCTCCTGGCTCCTTCGTCACCAAGGTGACAGCCGTAGATGCTGATGCAGGCCACAACGCCTGGCTCTCCTATTCACTGTTGCCACAGTCCACAGCCCCAGGACTGTTCCTGGTGTCTGCACACACTGGTGAGGTGCGAACAGCCCGGGCCTTACTGGAGGATGACCCTGACACCCAGCAGGTGGTGGTCCTGGTGAGGGACAATGGTGACCCTTCACTCTCCTCTACAGCCACAGTGCTTCTGATTCTGGAGGATAAGGACCCTGAGGAAATGCCCAAATCCAGCGACTTCCTCACACACCCTCCTGAGCATTCAGACCTTACCCTTTATCTCATTGTGGCTCTTGTGGCCGTCAGTCTCTTATCCTTAGTCACCTTCACCTTTCTGTCAGCTAAGTGCCTTCGGGGGCACGCAgacggggatgggggtgggggtgagtgcTGTGGGCGCCAGGACTCGCCCTCCCGGGAGTTCTATAAGCAGTCCGGCCCCAACCTACAGGTGAGCTCAGACGGCACACTCAAGTACATGGAGGTGACGCTGCGGCCCACAGACTCGCACAGTCATTGCTACAGGACGTGCTTTTCACCAGCCTCGGACGGCAGTGACTTCACTTTTCTAAGGCCCCTCAGCGTCCAGCAGCCCTCAGCGCTGGCACAGGAGCCTGACACCTTCCGGTCCCGCTCTAACACGCTGCGGGAGCGGAGCCAG CAAGCCCCGCCCAACACGGACTGGCGTTTCTCCCAGGCCCAGAGACCTGGCACCAGCGG ATCCCAAAATGGCGATGAAACCGGCACCTGGCCCAACAACCAGTTTGACACAGAGATGCTGCAAGCCATGATCTTGGCCTCCGCCAGTG AAGCCGCTGATGGGAGCTCCACCCTGGGAGGGAGTGCCGGCACCATGGGCTTGAGTGCCCGCTACGGACCCCAGTTCACCCTGCAGCACGTGCCCGACTACCGCCAGAACGTCTACATCCCCGGCAGCAATGCCACTCTGACCAACGCAGCTGGCAAGCGAGATGGCAAGGCCCCGGCAGGTGGCAACGGCAACAAGAAGAAGTCGGGCAAGAAGGAGAAGAAGTAA
- the LOC115844238 gene encoding protocadherin gamma-B3 isoform X24 — MLRKQAPPNTDWRFSQAQRPGTSGSQNGDETGTWPNNQFDTEMLQAMILASASEAADGSSTLGGSAGTMGLSARYGPQFTLQHVPDYRQNVYIPGSNATLTNAAGKRDGKAPAGGNGNKKKSGKKEKK, encoded by the exons ATGCTCCGCAAG CAAGCCCCGCCCAACACGGACTGGCGTTTCTCCCAGGCCCAGAGACCTGGCACCAGCGG ATCCCAAAATGGCGATGAAACCGGCACCTGGCCCAACAACCAGTTTGACACAGAGATGCTGCAAGCCATGATCTTGGCCTCCGCCAGTG AAGCCGCTGATGGGAGCTCCACCCTGGGAGGGAGTGCCGGCACCATGGGCTTGAGTGCCCGCTACGGACCCCAGTTCACCCTGCAGCACGTGCCCGACTACCGCCAGAACGTCTACATCCCCGGCAGCAATGCCACTCTGACCAACGCAGCTGGCAAGCGAGATGGCAAGGCCCCGGCAGGTGGCAACGGCAACAAGAAGAAGTCGGGCAAGAAGGAGAAGAAGTAA
- the LOC115844238 gene encoding protocadherin gamma-B5 isoform X23 has protein sequence MVPEAWRSGLQAPPNTDWRFSQAQRPGTSGSQNGDETGTWPNNQFDTEMLQAMILASASEAADGSSTLGGSAGTMGLSARYGPQFTLQHVPDYRQNVYIPGSNATLTNAAGKRDGKAPAGGNGNKKKSGKKEKK, from the exons CAAGCCCCGCCCAACACGGACTGGCGTTTCTCCCAGGCCCAGAGACCTGGCACCAGCGG ATCCCAAAATGGCGATGAAACCGGCACCTGGCCCAACAACCAGTTTGACACAGAGATGCTGCAAGCCATGATCTTGGCCTCCGCCAGTG AAGCCGCTGATGGGAGCTCCACCCTGGGAGGGAGTGCCGGCACCATGGGCTTGAGTGCCCGCTACGGACCCCAGTTCACCCTGCAGCACGTGCCCGACTACCGCCAGAACGTCTACATCCCCGGCAGCAATGCCACTCTGACCAACGCAGCTGGCAAGCGAGATGGCAAGGCCCCGGCAGGTGGCAACGGCAACAAGAAGAAGTCGGGCAAGAAGGAGAAGAAGTAA